The following proteins come from a genomic window of Mariniflexile sp. TRM1-10:
- the msrB gene encoding peptide-methionine (R)-S-oxide reductase MsrB, with the protein MKKLIIFCTAFVLFNCNGNAQKENKNTFKVSKTDAEWKTELSEMAYYVLRKAGTEPAFSSPLNKNYKKGIYVCAGCNTPLFKSEHKFDSGTGWPSFDREIKGNVAFGTDTNLGYSRNEEHCATCGGHLGHVFNDGPRHTTGKRHCINGAALKFIPEH; encoded by the coding sequence ATGAAAAAACTGATCATTTTCTGCACCGCATTCGTGTTATTTAATTGTAATGGCAATGCCCAAAAAGAAAACAAGAATACTTTTAAAGTATCTAAAACCGATGCCGAATGGAAAACTGAATTATCTGAAATGGCATATTATGTTTTACGTAAAGCAGGTACCGAGCCCGCGTTTTCAAGTCCATTAAATAAGAACTACAAAAAAGGCATTTATGTTTGTGCGGGATGTAACACACCTTTATTTAAAAGTGAACATAAATTTGACTCTGGTACGGGTTGGCCTAGTTTTGATAGGGAAATAAAAGGAAACGTTGCTTTTGGCACCGATACTAATTTAGGCTATTCGCGTAATGAAGAACACTGCGCTACCTGTGGCGGGCATTTAGGACATGTTTTTAATGATGGCCCACGACATACTACTGGAAAAAGACACTGTATAAATGGTGCGGCACTTAAATTTATTCCTGAACACTAA
- a CDS encoding M48 family metallopeptidase, with translation MKLKHAFIILGIVGLIVSCATNPFTGKKTMALVPNSQLFPTAFAQYDQFLSENKVIKGTPEAAMVARVGQKIAVAAERWLNANGYTGYLNDYRWEYNLVDDKAVNAWCMPGGKIVVYTGILPIAKGETGLAAIIGHEVAHALANHGQQRMSAAYVQQGVAIAGNIAIKDEQSRNAFNQYYGVGSQVGVMLPFSRSHETEADKIGLYIMAIAGYNPDEAAELWKRMSAQSNGQSPPELLSTHPSNDSRIANLTALAPKAKAEAAKFGVTSFR, from the coding sequence ATGAAACTGAAACATGCATTTATAATATTAGGAATAGTAGGATTAATTGTTTCGTGTGCAACGAATCCTTTTACAGGGAAAAAAACAATGGCGTTGGTGCCAAATTCCCAGTTATTTCCAACTGCTTTTGCTCAATATGACCAATTTTTATCTGAAAACAAAGTCATTAAAGGTACTCCGGAAGCAGCTATGGTGGCTCGGGTAGGGCAAAAAATTGCAGTTGCTGCTGAACGTTGGTTAAATGCAAACGGTTATACGGGTTATTTAAACGATTACAGATGGGAATATAATTTAGTAGATGATAAAGCAGTAAATGCTTGGTGTATGCCAGGAGGAAAAATAGTTGTTTATACAGGTATTTTACCCATTGCGAAAGGCGAAACGGGTTTAGCAGCAATTATTGGACATGAAGTGGCTCATGCTTTGGCAAATCACGGGCAACAACGTATGAGTGCTGCTTATGTACAACAAGGTGTTGCCATCGCTGGAAACATAGCTATTAAAGATGAGCAATCTAGAAACGCTTTTAATCAATATTATGGCGTAGGTTCCCAAGTAGGCGTGATGCTGCCTTTTAGTAGATCCCATGAAACCGAGGCTGATAAAATAGGATTGTATATTATGGCCATAGCAGGTTATAATCCTGATGAAGCCGCAGAACTTTGGAAACGTATGAGTGCACAAAGTAACGGACAATCGCCACCAGAATTATTAAGTACACACCCTTCAAACGATTCAAGAATTGCTAATCTTACTGCATTAGCACCAAAAGCGAAAGCAGAAGCAGCCAAATTTGGGGTGACTTCATTTAGATAG
- a CDS encoding MFS transporter yields the protein MAVLEKGSKKLLNAWAFYDWANSVYTLTIASSIFPIFYSALFLSEIKKVHAFGMEFKSTALITFVTAFTFLVVAITSPILSGIADYVGNKKNFLKFFCYVGSAGCIGLYWFDITPDKIHISLLFYFMGLIGYWGSLVFYNSYLPDIAFQEQQDRVSAKGFSLGYIGSVILLMVNLVMVLYPQIFGFDISISEAIRENGTEAEIIEATVSAKNAASFEAMKISFITVGLWWALFSQYSFYWLPKGTSTRHKVTRDIVFNGLKELRLVWKELKQNLRLKRYLYAFFVFSMAVQTIMLIAVYFGEEEIAWGGDDAKKIGLIGSILIIQLVAVVGAVLTSRASAKFGNIKTLIAVNFIWMSLCFYAYFMETPLQFYIAASLVGLVMGGIQALARSTYSKFLPETDDTTSYFSFYDVAEKIGIVIGMIIFASIDQITGSMRNGILFLFLFFLAGIILLFRVPKTYEN from the coding sequence ATGGCAGTATTAGAAAAGGGAAGCAAAAAACTTCTCAATGCTTGGGCGTTTTATGATTGGGCAAACTCGGTTTATACCTTAACCATTGCGTCATCCATATTCCCCATATTTTATTCCGCATTATTTTTAAGTGAAATAAAAAAGGTCCATGCTTTTGGAATGGAGTTTAAAAGTACCGCATTAATCACTTTCGTTACGGCGTTTACATTTTTGGTGGTAGCCATTACTTCTCCGATACTATCGGGTATCGCCGATTATGTAGGTAATAAAAAGAACTTTTTAAAATTCTTTTGTTACGTTGGAAGCGCAGGTTGTATTGGGTTATATTGGTTTGATATCACACCCGATAAAATTCATATCAGTTTGCTTTTTTACTTTATGGGATTAATTGGTTATTGGGGAAGTTTGGTGTTTTATAATTCCTATTTACCGGATATTGCCTTTCAAGAACAACAAGATAGAGTAAGTGCCAAAGGATTTTCGCTTGGATATATTGGCAGTGTTATTTTACTGATGGTTAATTTAGTAATGGTGCTCTATCCTCAAATTTTTGGATTTGATATTAGCATATCAGAGGCTATAAGAGAAAATGGGACAGAAGCTGAAATTATTGAAGCAACAGTGAGTGCAAAAAATGCAGCTTCTTTTGAAGCTATGAAAATCTCTTTTATTACAGTGGGTTTATGGTGGGCATTATTTAGCCAATATTCATTTTATTGGTTACCAAAAGGAACCTCTACGAGGCATAAAGTCACGAGAGATATTGTCTTTAATGGTTTAAAAGAGCTACGATTAGTCTGGAAAGAATTAAAACAAAATTTAAGATTGAAACGCTATTTATATGCTTTTTTTGTATTCAGTATGGCGGTTCAAACCATTATGTTAATTGCTGTTTATTTTGGAGAAGAAGAAATAGCTTGGGGAGGTGATGATGCAAAAAAAATAGGTTTAATAGGCAGTATCTTAATTATCCAGTTAGTCGCAGTAGTTGGAGCTGTTTTGACATCAAGAGCTTCAGCAAAATTTGGGAATATCAAGACTTTAATTGCTGTTAATTTTATTTGGATGTCTTTGTGTTTTTATGCCTATTTTATGGAAACACCTTTACAGTTTTATATAGCAGCATCTTTGGTAGGTTTGGTCATGGGGGGAATTCAAGCTTTAGCAAGATCAACCTATTCCAAGTTTTTACCGGAAACAGATGATACAACATCGTATTTTAGTTTTTATGATGTTGCCGAAAAAATAGGTATTGTAATAGGTATGATAATTTTTGCTTCCATAGACCAAATTACAGGGAGCATGCGAAATGGTATTCTGTTTTTGTTTTTGTTCTTTTTAGCAGGCATTATTTTATTGTTTAGAGTGCCGAAAACGTATGAAAACTAA
- a CDS encoding glycosyltransferase family protein, which translates to MKFYKTILSITVFLFTALITSCNIEPFEGDILDDSNLSITCDEAIQNTADAITNLSKATESNYVEKCNAYKKALQDQIFVCGDTDETIQMVINSLDCGEDNQQNDCESITINVNNAKIAFDTANDLNYAERCVAYKTALQSKIIACGDTDGNIQSIINNLGDCSIEGVGSTDGHAFMTANINGVQFNDLKPNSYLLFHEAIGFNGFFSRSDDDYIELQGNNTYATPTTIEVNTKEINIFIPSAYWKEGTFVLYTKYEDVTNPEIYYSYLTFDIPNNISKEDLTGEIIINKFSLVERVIQGTFEFEYKLVDETDNTEQGPFTVTGTFDYSLDDEYFD; encoded by the coding sequence ATGAAATTTTATAAAACTATTTTATCTATTACTGTTTTCTTATTTACAGCTTTAATCACATCATGTAATATTGAACCTTTTGAAGGAGATATACTAGATGACTCTAATTTATCCATTACATGTGATGAAGCAATTCAAAATACAGCAGATGCAATAACAAATTTATCTAAAGCGACAGAATCAAATTATGTTGAAAAGTGTAATGCTTATAAAAAAGCATTACAAGACCAAATTTTTGTTTGTGGAGATACTGATGAAACTATACAAATGGTAATCAATTCTTTAGATTGTGGTGAAGATAATCAACAAAATGATTGTGAGTCAATTACGATTAATGTTAATAATGCAAAAATAGCGTTCGATACTGCTAATGATTTAAATTACGCAGAACGATGTGTTGCTTATAAAACAGCCCTTCAGTCAAAAATTATTGCTTGTGGAGACACAGATGGAAATATTCAATCAATTATTAATAATTTAGGGGATTGTTCAATAGAAGGTGTAGGAAGTACTGATGGCCATGCTTTTATGACGGCAAATATTAATGGTGTTCAGTTTAATGATCTGAAACCAAATAGTTACCTCCTTTTTCACGAAGCAATTGGTTTTAATGGTTTTTTTAGTCGTTCAGATGACGATTATATTGAATTGCAAGGGAATAACACTTATGCAACCCCTACAACAATAGAAGTAAACACTAAAGAGATTAATATTTTTATTCCCAGCGCTTATTGGAAAGAAGGAACTTTTGTTTTATATACTAAATATGAAGATGTCACAAATCCTGAAATATATTATTCATATTTAACTTTTGATATACCTAATAATATTTCAAAAGAAGATTTAACAGGTGAAATAATAATTAACAAATTTAGTCTAGTAGAAAGAGTTATTCAGGGAACGTTTGAATTTGAATATAAGCTTGTTGATGAAACTGATAATACTGAACAAGGTCCCTTTACGGTTACAGGAACTTTTGATTATTCATTAGATGATGAGTATTTCGATTAA
- the metE gene encoding 5-methyltetrahydropteroyltriglutamate--homocysteine S-methyltransferase: MKTTILGYPRIGSQRELKKANEAFWSGKIDKSELLKTGSELKKQNWIQQQELGIDLIPSNDFSFYDQVLDACLTFGCIPKRYKNFDKNNFLELYFAMARGYQKDYIDVTAMEMTKWFDTNYHYIVPEFEKDQNFEFFSKKIIDEYKEALALGIKTKPVLIGPVTFLLLGKEKAAGFDRIDLLDKLLPVYFEIIEELTNLDVEYIQFDEPCLALNLSEKEREAIITTYETIHAKFPKLKIYLANYFDCYGENLDTALQLPVDTLHLDLVRCPSQLDDILESKNYNPKTKLALGLVDGRNIWKNDFEASLKIIEKATSSIHPENIWISASCSLLHTPYDLDLENNLQSEIKQWLAFTKQKLEEITTLKELSAPNNEAYLSLFEENKLANLTRKSSKLIHNKNVKERISNLKEADSHRENNFSIRQAKQKEALNLPLYPTTTIGSFPQTKEVRSWRLKYKKGLLSQNDYDSLIAKEIEDSIRFQEEIGLDVLVHGEFERNDMVEYFGEKLNGFAFSDYGWVQSYGSRCVKPPILFGDVSREKPMTVKWSTYAQSLTGIPVKGMLTGPVTILQWSFVRNDQPRATTCNQIALAIRDEVVDLEKNGLKIIQIDEPAIREGLSLRKEDWQHYLNWAVKAFRISASGVNDETQIHTHMCYSEFNDIISNIADMDADVITIETSRSEMELLNAFVNFKYPNEIGPGVYDIHSPRVPSLEEIETLLTKAKNVLPNQHIWVNPDCGLKTRDWPETKEALKNLVKAAKNMRKRELEHV; this comes from the coding sequence ATGAAAACCACCATTTTAGGGTACCCAAGAATTGGAAGCCAACGCGAACTTAAAAAAGCCAATGAAGCTTTTTGGTCTGGAAAAATTGACAAAAGTGAGTTATTAAAAACAGGCTCAGAGCTAAAAAAACAAAATTGGATCCAACAACAGGAACTTGGAATTGATTTAATTCCTTCAAACGATTTTTCTTTTTACGACCAAGTATTGGATGCATGCCTAACCTTCGGATGCATTCCCAAGCGTTATAAGAATTTTGATAAAAATAATTTTCTGGAATTGTACTTCGCCATGGCTAGAGGATATCAAAAAGATTATATAGATGTCACTGCTATGGAAATGACAAAATGGTTTGACACGAACTACCATTATATAGTACCTGAATTTGAAAAAGATCAAAATTTTGAATTCTTTTCTAAAAAAATTATTGACGAATACAAAGAAGCCTTAGCATTAGGCATCAAAACCAAACCTGTATTAATTGGACCAGTAACATTTTTGCTGTTGGGGAAAGAAAAAGCAGCCGGATTTGATAGAATCGACTTATTAGATAAATTACTTCCAGTTTACTTTGAAATTATAGAAGAATTAACAAATCTAGACGTTGAATATATACAATTTGACGAGCCTTGTTTAGCACTTAATCTTTCTGAAAAAGAACGTGAGGCCATAATAACTACTTACGAAACAATCCATGCTAAGTTTCCAAAATTAAAAATATACCTAGCCAATTATTTCGATTGTTATGGTGAAAATTTAGATACCGCACTTCAACTTCCAGTAGACACACTGCATTTAGATTTAGTAAGATGTCCATCACAGCTAGATGACATTTTAGAATCTAAAAATTATAATCCTAAAACTAAATTAGCATTAGGACTTGTAGATGGTAGAAATATTTGGAAAAATGATTTTGAAGCCTCTTTAAAAATCATTGAAAAAGCCACTAGTAGCATCCATCCTGAAAACATATGGATTTCAGCATCCTGTTCGCTATTGCATACGCCTTACGATTTAGATTTAGAAAACAATTTGCAATCAGAAATAAAACAATGGCTCGCCTTTACAAAACAAAAGTTAGAAGAAATAACCACACTTAAAGAACTTTCTGCTCCTAATAACGAAGCCTATTTGTCGCTTTTTGAAGAAAACAAACTAGCGAACTTAACCCGAAAAAGTTCTAAACTTATTCATAACAAAAACGTAAAAGAACGCATATCCAATCTTAAAGAGGCCGATAGCCATAGAGAAAACAACTTTTCAATTAGGCAAGCGAAACAAAAAGAAGCACTTAATTTACCCTTGTATCCAACTACAACTATTGGGTCTTTTCCACAAACCAAAGAAGTTAGAAGCTGGCGATTAAAATATAAAAAAGGCCTTCTATCACAAAACGACTATGATTCTTTAATAGCTAAAGAAATAGAAGACTCTATTCGTTTTCAAGAAGAAATAGGCTTAGACGTGCTTGTCCATGGCGAATTTGAACGCAATGATATGGTTGAATATTTTGGAGAAAAGCTAAACGGATTTGCCTTTAGTGACTACGGTTGGGTACAAAGCTACGGTAGCCGATGTGTAAAACCACCTATTTTGTTCGGCGATGTGTCTCGTGAAAAGCCAATGACAGTCAAATGGTCTACTTATGCACAAAGCTTAACCGGTATTCCTGTAAAAGGCATGTTAACAGGACCAGTAACCATATTGCAATGGTCATTTGTTAGAAACGACCAGCCCAGAGCAACCACTTGCAACCAAATAGCTTTGGCTATTAGAGATGAAGTTGTTGATCTTGAAAAAAATGGTTTAAAAATTATTCAAATAGACGAACCTGCTATTCGAGAAGGTTTATCACTAAGAAAAGAAGATTGGCAGCATTATTTAAATTGGGCAGTTAAGGCATTTAGAATTTCGGCAAGTGGTGTAAATGATGAAACACAAATTCATACACACATGTGTTATTCTGAATTTAATGATATTATTTCAAATATCGCCGATATGGATGCCGACGTTATCACTATTGAAACCTCACGCTCTGAAATGGAATTATTAAATGCCTTTGTAAACTTCAAATATCCTAATGAAATAGGTCCTGGTGTTTATGATATTCATTCTCCCCGAGTACCATCATTAGAAGAAATTGAGACCTTGTTAACCAAAGCCAAAAATGTTTTACCTAACCAACATATTTGGGTAAACCCTGATTGTGGATTAAAAACCAGAGATTGGCCAGAAACAAAAGAGGCTTTAAAAAACTTGGTCAAAGCAGCTAAAAATATGAGAAAAAGAGAATTGGAACACGTTTAA
- a CDS encoding Lrp/AsnC family transcriptional regulator: MSFKENNSVTALDDIDVRILKLLQSKSNLTTKELAAKVNLSTTPVFERVKKLEKAGYIKNYIAVLDAEKLNRGLMVFCNIRLKEHTREIGNQFVKDILSLEEVTECYNISGDYDFFLKILVSDMKSYQHFVLNHLGSLQNIGSAHSTFVMGEIKNSYSVPI; the protein is encoded by the coding sequence ATGAGTTTTAAAGAAAATAATTCTGTAACAGCATTAGACGACATTGATGTTCGCATCTTGAAATTGCTGCAATCTAAGTCTAATTTAACGACCAAAGAGCTGGCTGCTAAGGTGAATTTGTCTACAACACCAGTTTTTGAACGGGTGAAAAAATTAGAAAAGGCTGGTTACATTAAAAATTACATAGCCGTTTTAGATGCTGAAAAGCTAAATAGAGGTTTAATGGTTTTTTGTAACATCAGGTTAAAGGAACATACTAGAGAAATAGGGAACCAATTTGTAAAAGACATTCTTTCATTGGAAGAAGTCACCGAATGTTATAATATTTCTGGAGATTATGATTTTTTTCTGAAAATATTGGTAAGTGATATGAAATCGTATCAACATTTTGTTTTAAATCATTTAGGAAGCTTGCAAAATATAGGAAGTGCTCATAGCACGTTTGTTATGGGAGAAATTAAAAACTCGTATTCGGTACCTATCTAA
- a CDS encoding ATP-dependent Clp protease ATP-binding subunit has translation MDDNFSPRVKDVIAYSKEEALRLGHDFIGTEHLMLGLLRDGDGKAINILNALDVDLNHLRRKVEILSPANPNISVASNQKKNLHLTRQAERALKTTFLEAKLFQSTSINTAHLLLCILRNENDPTTKLLNKLKVDYDNVKEQFKFMITNDNEYIEPKAESFQDDDSHTEDDASKDIFNSPTSKTNKKSKTPVLDNFGRDLTVLAEEGKLDPVVGREKEIERVSQILSRRKKNNPLLIGEPGVGKSAIAEGLALRIVKRKVSRILFNKRVVTLDLASLVAGTKYRGQFEERMKAVMNELEKNNDVILFIDEIHTIVGAGGATGSLDASNMFKPALARGEIQCIGATTLDEYRQYIEKDGALERRFQKVIVEPTTVAETIEILYNIKAKYEEHHNVDYTPEAIEACVKLTNRYMTERFLPDKAIDALDEAGSRVHITNIEVPKQIIELEKQLETVKETKNSVVKKQKYEEAAKLRDDEKRLEKELAIAQEKWEEDTKQHREVVTEDNVADVVSMMTGIPVNRIAQTEINKLAELPKLIKGKVIGQDDAVAKVVKAIQRNRAGLKDPNKPIGSFIFLGQTGVGKTQLAKVLSRELFDSEDALVRIDMSEYMEKFAISRLVGAPPGYVGYEEGGQLTEKVRRKPYAVILLDEIEKAHPDVFNMLLQVLDDGYLTDSLGRKIDFRNTIIIMTSNIGARKLKDFGAGIGFGTASQKAQEDANAKSVIENALKKSFAPEFLNRIDDVVVFNPLEKEDINKIIDIELGKLLLRIKDLGYTLKLSDKAKDFIADKGFDKQYGARPLKRAIQKYIEDALAEEIITSHVEEGDSIHIDLDEKAQELKISIEKAEKPAES, from the coding sequence ATGGATGATAATTTTTCCCCAAGAGTAAAAGATGTAATTGCTTATAGCAAAGAAGAAGCATTACGACTAGGTCACGATTTTATTGGGACAGAGCACTTAATGCTTGGGCTTTTACGTGATGGCGATGGTAAGGCTATAAATATTTTAAATGCGTTGGATGTAGATTTAAACCATCTAAGACGCAAAGTAGAAATATTAAGTCCTGCTAACCCAAATATTTCGGTAGCTTCAAATCAAAAAAAGAACCTACATCTTACTAGGCAAGCAGAACGCGCTTTAAAAACAACGTTTTTAGAAGCCAAACTATTTCAAAGCACTTCTATAAATACAGCCCATTTGTTGCTTTGTATTTTAAGAAATGAAAACGACCCCACTACCAAGCTTTTAAATAAGCTTAAAGTTGATTACGACAACGTTAAAGAACAATTCAAATTTATGATAACAAACGATAACGAATATATAGAACCAAAAGCAGAATCATTTCAAGATGATGATTCCCATACGGAAGACGATGCGTCAAAAGATATTTTTAATTCGCCAACGAGCAAAACAAACAAAAAGTCCAAAACACCTGTTTTAGATAATTTTGGCCGTGATTTAACAGTTCTTGCTGAAGAAGGTAAATTAGATCCTGTGGTTGGCAGGGAAAAAGAAATTGAACGGGTTTCTCAAATTTTAAGTAGAAGAAAGAAAAACAATCCGCTTTTAATTGGCGAGCCGGGTGTCGGCAAATCGGCCATCGCCGAAGGTTTGGCACTTCGAATTGTTAAACGAAAAGTTTCAAGAATTCTATTCAACAAACGTGTTGTTACGCTAGATCTGGCAAGTTTAGTTGCTGGAACCAAATACCGCGGACAGTTTGAAGAACGCATGAAAGCGGTTATGAATGAACTTGAAAAAAATAACGATGTTATTTTGTTTATCGACGAAATCCACACCATTGTTGGAGCTGGTGGCGCGACCGGCAGTTTAGACGCATCGAACATGTTCAAACCGGCCCTGGCACGTGGCGAAATCCAATGTATTGGTGCTACAACTTTAGATGAATACAGACAATATATTGAAAAAGACGGTGCTTTGGAACGTCGTTTTCAAAAGGTCATTGTTGAACCAACTACGGTTGCGGAAACTATTGAAATCCTCTACAATATTAAAGCAAAATATGAAGAGCATCACAACGTTGATTATACCCCTGAAGCTATTGAAGCTTGTGTGAAATTAACGAATCGTTATATGACGGAGCGTTTCCTTCCAGACAAAGCTATTGATGCTTTAGATGAAGCCGGATCGCGTGTTCATATCACAAATATTGAGGTGCCAAAACAAATTATTGAGCTTGAGAAACAACTTGAAACGGTAAAAGAAACAAAAAATTCGGTTGTTAAAAAGCAAAAATATGAGGAAGCCGCTAAACTTAGAGACGATGAAAAACGTCTTGAAAAAGAATTAGCCATAGCCCAAGAAAAATGGGAAGAAGACACCAAACAACATCGTGAAGTTGTTACCGAAGACAATGTTGCCGATGTCGTTTCAATGATGACGGGAATTCCTGTAAACAGAATTGCCCAAACCGAAATTAATAAATTGGCCGAGTTACCAAAACTTATTAAAGGTAAAGTTATTGGTCAAGATGATGCTGTTGCGAAGGTTGTAAAAGCTATTCAACGTAATCGTGCAGGACTTAAAGACCCTAACAAACCCATTGGTTCGTTTATATTTTTAGGTCAAACAGGCGTTGGTAAAACACAATTAGCAAAAGTATTATCTCGTGAATTATTTGACAGTGAAGATGCACTTGTTAGAATCGACATGAGTGAATATATGGAGAAATTTGCGATTTCAAGACTAGTTGGCGCACCTCCAGGATATGTTGGTTACGAAGAAGGCGGACAATTAACCGAAAAAGTAAGACGTAAACCTTATGCCGTAATTCTTTTGGATGAGATTGAAAAAGCGCATCCAGATGTGTTCAACATGTTGCTTCAAGTACTTGATGATGGGTATTTAACCGATAGCTTGGGAAGAAAAATTGACTTTAGAAATACCATTATCATTATGACTTCTAATATTGGAGCTCGTAAACTTAAAGATTTTGGTGCCGGTATTGGTTTTGGAACCGCTTCGCAAAAAGCACAAGAAGATGCCAATGCTAAAAGTGTTATTGAAAATGCCTTGAAAAAATCATTTGCTCCAGAGTTTTTAAATAGAATTGATGATGTGGTGGTGTTTAATCCTTTAGAAAAAGAAGACATCAATAAAATTATTGATATTGAACTTGGTAAACTTCTTTTAAGAATTAAGGATTTAGGCTATACTTTAAAACTTAGCGATAAAGCAAAAGATTTTATTGCTGATAAAGGCTTTGACAAACAATATGGTGCAAGACCGTTAAAAAGAGCTATTCAAAAATATATTGAAGATGCTTTAGCCGAAGAAATTATCACTTCACACGTTGAAGAAGGCGATAGTATTCATATTGATTTAGATGAAAAAGCTCAAGAACTAAAAATCAGTATTGAAAAGGCTGAAAAACCTGCTGAATCTTAA